ACATCCTGCATCTGGTGCTGGCGCGCCTGCCCGATGCGCCCGCCGGCACGCGCGGCATCAGCCTGTTCCTGGTGCCGAAATTCATGCCCAAGCCCGATGGCAGCCTGGGACCCCGCAACGCGGTCTCCTGCATCGCCATCGAGAAGAAGATGGGCATCCATGCCTCGCCCACCTGCCAGATCGCCTTCGACGGCGCCACCGGCTGGCTGGTCGGCCGCCCGCATAAGGGCATGTCGGCGATGTTCACCATGATGAATGCCGCGCGTCTCGGCGTCGGCGTGCAGGGGCTCGGCATCGCCGAAGCCGCCTATCAGGGAGCCCGCGATTACGCGAAGCAGCGCCTCCAGGGCCGCGCACCGCAAGGGGCCCAGGCGCCCGACAAGCCCGCCGATCCGATCATCGTCCACTCCGACATCCGCCGCATGCTGCTCACCATCCGCAGCAAGACCGAGGCCGCGCGTGCCTTGGCGCTGTGGGTCGGACAGGAGCTCGACATCTCGCTGAAGCATCCCGACCCGGCCGCGCGCGCAGCGGCCGACGATCTGGTGGCGCTGCTGACGCCGATCGTGAAGGCGGCGCTGACCGATCTCGGTTTCGAGGCGGCCAATCTCGGCATGCAGGTCTGGGGCGGTCATGGCTATATCCGCGACAACGGCATGGAGCAGTTCTCGCGCGACGCCCGCATCACCCAGATCTATGAGGGCACCAACGGAATCCAGGCGCTCGACCTGGTCGGCCGCAAGCTGGGCCTCTCGATGGGCCGGCTGCTGCGCCGCTTCTTCCATCCGGTCGGCGCCTTCATCGAGACCTCGATGGCGGAACCGGCGATGGGCGAGTTCGTCCTGCCGCTCGCCAAATGTTTCGCGCGCCTGCAGCAGGCGACCGCCTTCGTCGCCGAGACCGGCATGAAGGATCCCGAGGCCGCGGCCGCGGTGGCGCCCGACTATCTGAAGCTCTTCAGCTACGCCGTCTTCGCCTATCTCTGGGCACGCATGGCGAAGATCGCGCTGGCGAAGCAGAGCGGCGAGGAGGCCGAGTTCTACAAGGCCAAGCTCGCCTGCGCCCGCTTCTATCTCGAGCGCATCCTGCCCGAGCATTCGGCGAACTTCGCCATCATCATGACGGGAAAGGGCGCGCTCGCCGGCATGCCGGCGGAGGCGTTCTGACGGGCAGAGCGAGAACCACCAGCAGAACCCTAGATGACTTCGGCCCTCTCCAGGATTTCCCGGCGCTCGCTCTCATCGTAGTTTGTGGCAAACCATCCAAGGTCGCGCTGCCCTTTGGCGATCGCCAATACGGCGATGATGCAGGAGACGAGCGGCTCGGTATTCGCCGCCTTTAGCTCCCTCAGCCCGATCTCAACGAGTTTTTGCCAGGCGGCCTCGTAGGCCGCTCTCAGATTCTCCGGCAGATCGGGATTACGACCGTTCTGCCGAGCAAGCTCAATCGTCGTGACGAGCGCGTAGGTATTGTAGTGCGGCACGCCTCGCAGTTCGTAGATATGCACGAGAGCGGGCACGGCGGCGTAGGAAGCGGTGTCGACATCGTTCTGGTGATGAAGCTCGTTCCAGAGCTCTCTCCAGGCTTTTTCAACCTCGACGCCCTGCAGCAGCATTCTCAATGCTTCTCGTGGGTCATAACGATGGCGATACCCGCCCACCAGGCGAGCCCAATCGTCTTCATCGAGATTTATCCCAAAGCTCATGCAGCCAGTTTGCCAGTCCGGCAGAATGGCTGCCACGGCAAAAGCTCTTGGAGCCTGCTCGGCTACGGTGGCGGTGCGTTCAGACCTAACGAGACGGACCGCGCTTCCACCATCTGGCGGCGACGAGCAGCAGGAAATCGGCGCCGACCCTGAAGCCGAGCTTGCTGCTGCCGGCCTGGCGCGGACGGAAGCGATAGGGGATTTCGCCGGCGCGCAGCGGCCTGCCGGCGGAGGCCACCAGATCGAGCAGGATCTTGTAGCCGCGCGGCGACAGGCGCGGACCCAGCTCCTCGATCAGCGCGCGCCGCATCAGAAAGAATCCAGACATCGGATCGGAGAGCGGCGTGTCGCCGGTCAGCGAACGGCTCGCGCGGGCGCCGGCGCGGCTGAGCCAGGCCCGGCCAAGCCCGGCGAAACCGGCCGCCGACCGTCCCGATGCGAAGCGCGTGCCGACCACCAGCTCGAGCCGGTCGCTCTTGGCCAGGGTCAGCATCGCCGGCAGCTGGGCTTCGTCATGCTGGAGATCGGCGTCCATGAGCGCCACGAAGGGCGCCGGGCTCGCGAGAAATCCTTCGATCGCCGCCGAGGCCAGCCCACGCCGTCCCTTCCGCAGCAGGCAGCGGATCCGGGGATGGGCCAGCGCCTCGATGCGCGCCGCAGTCCCGTCGGGCGAATCGTCATCGACCAGGATGGCCTCCCAGTCGACATCACCGAGGGCGTCGTCGAGCGCGCTTGCCAGCGGCGCGATGTTGTCGGCCTCGTTGAAGGTCGGGATGACGATGCAGAGCTCGGCCATGGTCGCGAAAGACTCGGGAGAAGAGAACGCATCGAGACGGGTCACGAGTCATAACCCCATTTCCTGGTACGGACCATGACCGGGGATGGATGAGGCACGAATGCTGATTTTCGAGAGCGAGCGGTCCCCTCCCCCTACCCCCTCCCGCAAGGGAAGAGGGTGAGCATTTTCTTCCACTTCACCCCCTTCCCCGACGGCGGAGCCGTCGAGCGGGAGGGGGTAGGGGGAGGGGCTGGTTCAAGAAAGAGCGACGCGGGCCGATCGCCGATCTCGATCGAAGCTCCAAGGAAAGCGCGAGCGAGAAGAGCGGGAATAGCGATCGGAGTCCCCGCCGACAACAAAACCCCGCCGGGGAGTGACCCCGGTCGGGGCTTGTCTTGAGCCGGCCTCTTCGGCCCGCCCATGGGTTCTTCGGAACCATGTATCGCGCGTGCTCACGCAATCGCGCGTTTCCACTCTCCAGATTGTGTGCGATCCCGCCAGTGCGAGCCGGCAGGGTCCGGCATTCAGCGGAATCTTGGCCCCGCGTCGCGGCAGGGCCCCGGTTTTATGCCCGGTGGAGTCATGCGGGCTGGCACCCTCCTGCGCTGTTGTTCACACGATGTCCGCCGCCGTCCGGCTGTGGCCATCGGGTCGTCCCGCAGGGACGGTCCGCTGGTCGTCGCCATCAGGCGATCGACGGGATCAGCGTTGCGCCATCGCGCCTGGGAGTCAACCCACCCGTCTCGCAGCGCGGTAAATTCCAGTGCACAACTGCGTAATCCGGCGTTCCGCCAGCGCGTTATCGAATACGGTTCGGAGATACGAGCGACCCCGGCGAAGGTCGCTCATATCGGGACGCGATGCGCGGTCAGATCTTCTCGCGCTCGGCGAAGAACTCATCGCTGTAGGGATACCACCAGCCCTGCAGCGCGGGGCTGGGATCGAGCATGATCATCTTCGCGCGCCGGAAACTGTTGAGCCCGATGCGGCTCAAGGAACGGCCGAGGCCCGAGGCCTTCCAGCCGCCGAACGGCAAGGCTTCGTTGTCGCCCAGCACATTGTTGACCCAGACCATCCCGGCTTCGAGCCGTTCGGTCGCCGCCATCGCCTCGTCGAGCCTGGTGGTGTAGATCGCGGCTCCGAGGCCGTAGCGGGTCCGGTTGGCGAGCGCGATCGCCTCGTCGAAGCTCGCGACCTTGCAGATCGGCGCCACCGGCCCGAAGCATTCCTGCTGCAGGATCGCCATCTCAGGTCCGCAACCGGTGAGAATCGTCGGCTCGTAGAACCAGCCCTTGTTGAATTGCGGCGGCACCCGGCCGCCGCAGGCGAGGCTGGCGCCCTTGGCGAGCGCGTCGTCGACCAGCGCCATCACCTTGTTGCGCGCGGCCTCGCTCACCAGGGGCCCGATCTCGACCCGCCCCATGCCGGGCCCGACCTTGAGCGCCCGGGCGCGCGCGGTCATCGCCGCGACGAACTCGTCATGGATCGCCTCATGCACATAGAGCCGTTCGGCCGCGGTGCAGATCTGCCCAGAGAGATGGAAGGCCGCGGTGACCGCCGCGGCGGCCGCGATATCGACGGGGGCCGAGTCCATCACGATCATCGGATCGCTGCCGCCGCCTTCGATCACGCAGGGTTTCATCAGCTCGCCGCAGGCGGCGGCCACGCGGCACCCCACCTCGGCGCTGCCGGTGAAGGCGACGGCGCCGATCTCGGGCGCCTTGATCAGGGCCTGCGCGGTCCCGGCCCCGCCGGTGACGCAGGCGACCAGGCCCGCGGGCAGCTGGCGGAAATGGCGCATGAAATGCAGCGTGCAGAGCGAGGTCGCCTCGGCCGGCTTGACGATCACCGGATTGCCGGCGGCGAGCGAGGCCGCGACGGTGAAGGCCATCAGCACGATCGGAAAATTGAAGGGCAGGATATGGGCACTCACCCCGATGGGGAACCAGCGCATGATCTGCAGACTGCCGGGCGAGGCCGGTCCCGCCACGTCGCCTCCCTCATCGCGCGCCAGCTCGGCGAAATAGCGGAAGATCGGCGCCACATTCATGAGCTCGCCCACCGCCTCCGCATAGGGCTTGCCCATCTCCCTGACCATCAGCGTGGCGGTCTCGCGGTGGCTCTCCGTCTCGATCGAATCGGCGAGGCGATGCAGCAGCCCCGCGCGGGTCTTGGTGTCGAGAGCCGCCCAGTCGCGCTGCGCCGCGACCGCCTTCGCCAGCACCGGCGCCAGGCTCGCCGCGTCCGCATAGGCGATCTCGCCCACGCGCTCGAGATTGGCGGGATCCAGGACCGGCTTACGTGAGAGCGTCGGCAGG
The nucleotide sequence above comes from Hypericibacter terrae. Encoded proteins:
- a CDS encoding acyl-CoA dehydrogenase C-terminal domain-containing protein, giving the protein MPAYKAPLRDIRFVLHELLDDSKLTVLPGYAEATPELVDSVLDAAASFCEEQLVPLNRPGDEIGSQLANGVVTTPPGFKEAYKAFAEGGWISLASDPEYGGQGLPKLVSFAVEEIICSANLSFGMFPGLSNGAYNALALHGSDELKSFYLPKLTTGEWSGTMCLTEPQCGTDLGLVRTKAEPQSDGSFKITGNKIFISAGEHDLTDNILHLVLARLPDAPAGTRGISLFLVPKFMPKPDGSLGPRNAVSCIAIEKKMGIHASPTCQIAFDGATGWLVGRPHKGMSAMFTMMNAARLGVGVQGLGIAEAAYQGARDYAKQRLQGRAPQGAQAPDKPADPIIVHSDIRRMLLTIRSKTEAARALALWVGQELDISLKHPDPAARAAADDLVALLTPIVKAALTDLGFEAANLGMQVWGGHGYIRDNGMEQFSRDARITQIYEGTNGIQALDLVGRKLGLSMGRLLRRFFHPVGAFIETSMAEPAMGEFVLPLAKCFARLQQATAFVAETGMKDPEAAAAVAPDYLKLFSYAVFAYLWARMAKIALAKQSGEEAEFYKAKLACARFYLERILPEHSANFAIIMTGKGALAGMPAEAF
- a CDS encoding aldehyde dehydrogenase family protein; translated protein: MTEAKFDPFAGAMFVDHEWRVLPTLSRKPVLDPANLERVGEIAYADAASLAPVLAKAVAAQRDWAALDTKTRAGLLHRLADSIETESHRETATLMVREMGKPYAEAVGELMNVAPIFRYFAELARDEGGDVAGPASPGSLQIMRWFPIGVSAHILPFNFPIVLMAFTVAASLAAGNPVIVKPAEATSLCTLHFMRHFRQLPAGLVACVTGGAGTAQALIKAPEIGAVAFTGSAEVGCRVAAACGELMKPCVIEGGGSDPMIVMDSAPVDIAAAAAVTAAFHLSGQICTAAERLYVHEAIHDEFVAAMTARARALKVGPGMGRVEIGPLVSEAARNKVMALVDDALAKGASLACGGRVPPQFNKGWFYEPTILTGCGPEMAILQQECFGPVAPICKVASFDEAIALANRTRYGLGAAIYTTRLDEAMAATERLEAGMVWVNNVLGDNEALPFGGWKASGLGRSLSRIGLNSFRRAKMIMLDPSPALQGWWYPYSDEFFAEREKI
- a CDS encoding polyprenol monophosphomannose synthase, whose product is MTRLDAFSSPESFATMAELCIVIPTFNEADNIAPLASALDDALGDVDWEAILVDDDSPDGTAARIEALAHPRIRCLLRKGRRGLASAAIEGFLASPAPFVALMDADLQHDEAQLPAMLTLAKSDRLELVVGTRFASGRSAAGFAGLGRAWLSRAGARASRSLTGDTPLSDPMSGFFLMRRALIEELGPRLSPRGYKILLDLVASAGRPLRAGEIPYRFRPRQAGSSKLGFRVGADFLLLVAARWWKRGPSR